A window of the Cicer arietinum cultivar CDC Frontier isolate Library 1 chromosome 6, Cicar.CDCFrontier_v2.0, whole genome shotgun sequence genome harbors these coding sequences:
- the LOC101495154 gene encoding peptidyl-prolyl cis-trans isomerase FKBP43-like isoform X3 — MAFWGVEIKPGKPFSHQFDASKGRLHISMATLGLGSAITKSTLQCNVGNKSPIYLCSLYPGKTESLQLNLELEEDGKVVLSVIGPRSIHLCGYYLARGRYSNTIDESESYGEDIADTETERSDHSDEDDYDDSFIDDDGDPAVFPPSPISNEEEASYDSGRKSVKGSRRRLKKKYQMVESDDDDCLEDKKIVNDSMHAQSQEIVNEDSLPISSVCKNKASGRIFDQEMDDNVDREAIDAGNKDGDDHGNSVIETKLINDNVVLDSETHREAEPSDHLVDPCTVLDVGEIKKSKKKKKGKEKETKSSCNGHSTELGSAAQDEQNMNMTQGDLLVGNEEHQKQSDDKKTETTDKILPSSQVGQGQDEKPKRKRKERPKEETFVTADGASISNLVNPSQGTEHAINEDVKISDIVALPSTETDSQKRTKRKKKEHINKASHPESDNGNDEGTIQDNKANKETADSDSKVSEKKEQDQKLTIENSVDNGVHDNPDGNQSEVKKVKKKRKKSKSQGNEDVNSHVPVSIEETTEMMIVDGNNINMEDSEPSQVRTLENGLVVQELEIGTENGKIAALGKKISINYTGKLKENGVVVDSNAGKAPFKFRLGKGEVIEGWDIGLEGMRVGEKRRLVIPPSMTSKNDGDNADIPPNSWLVYDFELVKVH; from the exons ATGGCTTTTTGGG GTGTTGAAATCAAACCTGGAAAGCCTTTTTCTCACCAATTCGATGCTTCCAAAGGCCGTCTCCACATTTCAATG GCCACTTTGGGACTTGGCAGTGCAATTACAAAAAGCACACTGCAATGTAATGTGGGAAACAAAAGCCCTATTTATCTTTGCTCTCTTTATCCTGGAAAAACAGAGTCTTTGCAATTGAATTTGGAGCTTGAAGAAGATGGTAAAGTTGTTTTATCCGTCATTGGCCCTCGGAGTATTCATCTCTGTGGTTATTATCTGGCCCGTGGTCGCTATTCCAATACTATTGATGAATC GGAATCATATGGAGAAGATATAGCTGATACAGAGACAGAGAGATCTGATCACAGTGATGAAGATGACTACGATGATAGTTTTATTGATGACGACGGTGATCCAGCAGTTTTCCCACCATCTCCTATTTCCAATGAAG AGGAAGCTTCTTATGATAGTGGACGAAAAAGTGTGAAAGGCAGCCGAAGACGGCTGAAGAAGAAGTACCAAATGGTAGAGTCGGATGATGATGACTGTCTTGAAGACAAGAAAATTGTCAATGACAGTATGCATGCCCAATCTCAGGAAATTGTTAACGAAGATAGTCTACCAATTTCATCTGTTTGCAAGAATAAAGCTTCTGGAAGGATCTTTGATCAGGAGATGGATGATAATGTTGACAGAGAAGCAATTGATGCTGGCAACAAAGATGGTGATGACCATGGGAATAGTGTTATTGaaacaaaattgattaatgACAATGTTGTTCTAGATAGTGAGACTCATAG GGAAGCTGAACCTTCAGATCACTTGGTAGATCCTTGCACTGTTCTGGATGTTGGGgaaattaaaaagtcaaaaaagaaaaagaagggaaaggaaaaagaaacaaAGAGTTCTTGTAATGGCCATTCCACTGAACTAGGTAGTGCTGCGCAAGATGAGCAAAACATGAACATGACCCAGGGGGATCTTCTGGTTGGAAATGAAGAGCATCAGAAGCAATCTGATGACAA GAAAACTGAAACCACAGATAAAATACTACCTTCCTCACAGGTTGGTCAAGGACAGGATGAAAAACCCAAGAGAAAAAGGAAGGAACGGCCAAAGGAGGAGACATTTGTTACTGCTGATGGTGCTTCTATTAGCAATCTTGTTAACCCGTCTCAGGGAACTGAACACGCAATTAATGA GGATGTTAAGATTTCAGACATTGTTGCATTGCCTTCCACTGAAACGGATTCTCAAAAGAGAACaaagaggaaaaagaaagaacatATAAACAAAGCTTCACATCCTGAAAGTGACAATGGAAACGATGAAGGTACCATTCAAGATAACAAAGCAAACAAAGAGACAGCAGATTCCGATAGTAAAGTTTCTGAAAAGAAAGAGCAAGATCAAAAGCTAACAATTGAAAA CAGTGTGGACAATGGTGTTCATGACAATCCTGATGGAAATCAATCTGAAGTTAAGAAAGTTaagaaaaagaggaagaagagtaAAAGTCAGGGCAATGAAGATGTAAATTCTCATGTGCCTGTATCTATTGAGGAAACTACTGAGATGATGATAGTGGATGGAAATAACATTAATATGGAGGATTCAGAGCCTTCCCAAGTTAGAACATTGGAAAATGGGCTAGTTGTTCAAGAGCTAGAGATAGGGACAGAAAATGGGAAAATTGCTGCATTAGGGAAAAAG ATCAGCATCAATTACACTGGCAAGTTGAAGGAAAATGGAGTGGTAGTTGATTCAAATGCTGGCAAAGCTCCTTTCAAATTTCGCCTTG GCAAAGGAGAAGTTATTGAAGGTTGGGATATTGGCCTTGAAG GCATGCGAGTTGGAGAAAAGAGAAGACTTGTAATTCCACCATCAATGAC GTCTAAGAATGATGGAGACAATGCTGACATACCACCAAATTCATGGTTGGTTTATGACTTTGAACTGGTTAAAGTTCATTGA
- the LOC101495154 gene encoding peptidyl-prolyl cis-trans isomerase FKBP43-like isoform X1, with product MAFWGVEIKPGKPFSHQFDASKGRLHISMATLGLGSAITKSTLQCNVGNKSPIYLCSLYPGKTESLQLNLELEEDGKVVLSVIGPRSIHLCGYYLARGRYSNTIDESESYGEDIADTETERSDHSDEDDYDDSFIDDDGDPAVFPPSPISNEEEASYDSGRKSVKGSRRRLKKKYQMVESDDDDCLEDKKIVNDSMHAQSQEIVNEDSLPISSVCKNKASGRIFDQEMDDNVDREAIDAGNKDGDDHGNSVIETKLINDNVVLDSETHSREAEPSDHLVDPCTVLDVGEIKKSKKKKKGKEKETKSSCNGHSTELGSAAQDEQNMNMTQGDLLVGNEEHQKQSDDKKTETTDKILPSSQVGQGQDEKPKRKRKERPKEETFVTADGASISNLVNPSQGTEHAINEDVKISDIVALPSTETDSQKRTKRKKKEHINKASHPESDNGNDEGTIQDNKANKETADSDSKVSEKKEQDQKLTIENSVDNGVHDNPDGNQSEVKKVKKKRKKSKSQGNEDVNSHVPVSIEETTEMMIVDGNNINMEDSEPSQVRTLENGLVVQELEIGTENGKIAALGKKISINYTGKLKENGVVVDSNAGKAPFKFRLGKGEVIEGWDIGLEGMRVGEKRRLVIPPSMTSKNDGDNADIPPNSWLVYDFELVKVH from the exons ATGGCTTTTTGGG GTGTTGAAATCAAACCTGGAAAGCCTTTTTCTCACCAATTCGATGCTTCCAAAGGCCGTCTCCACATTTCAATG GCCACTTTGGGACTTGGCAGTGCAATTACAAAAAGCACACTGCAATGTAATGTGGGAAACAAAAGCCCTATTTATCTTTGCTCTCTTTATCCTGGAAAAACAGAGTCTTTGCAATTGAATTTGGAGCTTGAAGAAGATGGTAAAGTTGTTTTATCCGTCATTGGCCCTCGGAGTATTCATCTCTGTGGTTATTATCTGGCCCGTGGTCGCTATTCCAATACTATTGATGAATC GGAATCATATGGAGAAGATATAGCTGATACAGAGACAGAGAGATCTGATCACAGTGATGAAGATGACTACGATGATAGTTTTATTGATGACGACGGTGATCCAGCAGTTTTCCCACCATCTCCTATTTCCAATGAAG AGGAAGCTTCTTATGATAGTGGACGAAAAAGTGTGAAAGGCAGCCGAAGACGGCTGAAGAAGAAGTACCAAATGGTAGAGTCGGATGATGATGACTGTCTTGAAGACAAGAAAATTGTCAATGACAGTATGCATGCCCAATCTCAGGAAATTGTTAACGAAGATAGTCTACCAATTTCATCTGTTTGCAAGAATAAAGCTTCTGGAAGGATCTTTGATCAGGAGATGGATGATAATGTTGACAGAGAAGCAATTGATGCTGGCAACAAAGATGGTGATGACCATGGGAATAGTGTTATTGaaacaaaattgattaatgACAATGTTGTTCTAGATAGTGAGACTCATAG CAGGGAAGCTGAACCTTCAGATCACTTGGTAGATCCTTGCACTGTTCTGGATGTTGGGgaaattaaaaagtcaaaaaagaaaaagaagggaaaggaaaaagaaacaaAGAGTTCTTGTAATGGCCATTCCACTGAACTAGGTAGTGCTGCGCAAGATGAGCAAAACATGAACATGACCCAGGGGGATCTTCTGGTTGGAAATGAAGAGCATCAGAAGCAATCTGATGACAA GAAAACTGAAACCACAGATAAAATACTACCTTCCTCACAGGTTGGTCAAGGACAGGATGAAAAACCCAAGAGAAAAAGGAAGGAACGGCCAAAGGAGGAGACATTTGTTACTGCTGATGGTGCTTCTATTAGCAATCTTGTTAACCCGTCTCAGGGAACTGAACACGCAATTAATGA GGATGTTAAGATTTCAGACATTGTTGCATTGCCTTCCACTGAAACGGATTCTCAAAAGAGAACaaagaggaaaaagaaagaacatATAAACAAAGCTTCACATCCTGAAAGTGACAATGGAAACGATGAAGGTACCATTCAAGATAACAAAGCAAACAAAGAGACAGCAGATTCCGATAGTAAAGTTTCTGAAAAGAAAGAGCAAGATCAAAAGCTAACAATTGAAAA CAGTGTGGACAATGGTGTTCATGACAATCCTGATGGAAATCAATCTGAAGTTAAGAAAGTTaagaaaaagaggaagaagagtaAAAGTCAGGGCAATGAAGATGTAAATTCTCATGTGCCTGTATCTATTGAGGAAACTACTGAGATGATGATAGTGGATGGAAATAACATTAATATGGAGGATTCAGAGCCTTCCCAAGTTAGAACATTGGAAAATGGGCTAGTTGTTCAAGAGCTAGAGATAGGGACAGAAAATGGGAAAATTGCTGCATTAGGGAAAAAG ATCAGCATCAATTACACTGGCAAGTTGAAGGAAAATGGAGTGGTAGTTGATTCAAATGCTGGCAAAGCTCCTTTCAAATTTCGCCTTG GCAAAGGAGAAGTTATTGAAGGTTGGGATATTGGCCTTGAAG GCATGCGAGTTGGAGAAAAGAGAAGACTTGTAATTCCACCATCAATGAC GTCTAAGAATGATGGAGACAATGCTGACATACCACCAAATTCATGGTTGGTTTATGACTTTGAACTGGTTAAAGTTCATTGA
- the LOC101495154 gene encoding peptidyl-prolyl cis-trans isomerase FKBP43-like isoform X2: MAFWGVEIKPGKPFSHQFDASKGRLHISMATLGLGSAITKSTLQCNVGNKSPIYLCSLYPGKTESLQLNLELEEDGKVVLSVIGPRSIHLCGYYLARGRYSNTIDESESYGEDIADTETERSDHSDEDDYDDSFIDDDGDPAVFPPSPISNEEEASYDSGRKSVKGSRRRLKKKYQMVESDDDDCLEDKKIVNDSMHAQSQEIVNEDSLPISSVCKNKASGRIFDQEMDDNVDREAIDAGNKDGDDHGNSVIETKLINDNVVLDSETHSREAEPSDHLVDPCTVLDVGEIKKSKKKKKGKEKETKSSCNGHSTELGSAAQDEQNMNMTQGDLLVGNEEHQKQSDDKKTETTDKILPSSQVGQGQDEKPKRKRKERPKEETFVTADGASISNLVNPSQGTEHAINEDVKISDIVALPSTETDSQKRTKRKKKEHINKASHPESDNGNDEGTIQDNKANKETADSDSKVSEKKEQDQKLTIENVDNGVHDNPDGNQSEVKKVKKKRKKSKSQGNEDVNSHVPVSIEETTEMMIVDGNNINMEDSEPSQVRTLENGLVVQELEIGTENGKIAALGKKISINYTGKLKENGVVVDSNAGKAPFKFRLGKGEVIEGWDIGLEGMRVGEKRRLVIPPSMTSKNDGDNADIPPNSWLVYDFELVKVH, encoded by the exons ATGGCTTTTTGGG GTGTTGAAATCAAACCTGGAAAGCCTTTTTCTCACCAATTCGATGCTTCCAAAGGCCGTCTCCACATTTCAATG GCCACTTTGGGACTTGGCAGTGCAATTACAAAAAGCACACTGCAATGTAATGTGGGAAACAAAAGCCCTATTTATCTTTGCTCTCTTTATCCTGGAAAAACAGAGTCTTTGCAATTGAATTTGGAGCTTGAAGAAGATGGTAAAGTTGTTTTATCCGTCATTGGCCCTCGGAGTATTCATCTCTGTGGTTATTATCTGGCCCGTGGTCGCTATTCCAATACTATTGATGAATC GGAATCATATGGAGAAGATATAGCTGATACAGAGACAGAGAGATCTGATCACAGTGATGAAGATGACTACGATGATAGTTTTATTGATGACGACGGTGATCCAGCAGTTTTCCCACCATCTCCTATTTCCAATGAAG AGGAAGCTTCTTATGATAGTGGACGAAAAAGTGTGAAAGGCAGCCGAAGACGGCTGAAGAAGAAGTACCAAATGGTAGAGTCGGATGATGATGACTGTCTTGAAGACAAGAAAATTGTCAATGACAGTATGCATGCCCAATCTCAGGAAATTGTTAACGAAGATAGTCTACCAATTTCATCTGTTTGCAAGAATAAAGCTTCTGGAAGGATCTTTGATCAGGAGATGGATGATAATGTTGACAGAGAAGCAATTGATGCTGGCAACAAAGATGGTGATGACCATGGGAATAGTGTTATTGaaacaaaattgattaatgACAATGTTGTTCTAGATAGTGAGACTCATAG CAGGGAAGCTGAACCTTCAGATCACTTGGTAGATCCTTGCACTGTTCTGGATGTTGGGgaaattaaaaagtcaaaaaagaaaaagaagggaaaggaaaaagaaacaaAGAGTTCTTGTAATGGCCATTCCACTGAACTAGGTAGTGCTGCGCAAGATGAGCAAAACATGAACATGACCCAGGGGGATCTTCTGGTTGGAAATGAAGAGCATCAGAAGCAATCTGATGACAA GAAAACTGAAACCACAGATAAAATACTACCTTCCTCACAGGTTGGTCAAGGACAGGATGAAAAACCCAAGAGAAAAAGGAAGGAACGGCCAAAGGAGGAGACATTTGTTACTGCTGATGGTGCTTCTATTAGCAATCTTGTTAACCCGTCTCAGGGAACTGAACACGCAATTAATGA GGATGTTAAGATTTCAGACATTGTTGCATTGCCTTCCACTGAAACGGATTCTCAAAAGAGAACaaagaggaaaaagaaagaacatATAAACAAAGCTTCACATCCTGAAAGTGACAATGGAAACGATGAAGGTACCATTCAAGATAACAAAGCAAACAAAGAGACAGCAGATTCCGATAGTAAAGTTTCTGAAAAGAAAGAGCAAGATCAAAAGCTAACAATTGAAAA TGTGGACAATGGTGTTCATGACAATCCTGATGGAAATCAATCTGAAGTTAAGAAAGTTaagaaaaagaggaagaagagtaAAAGTCAGGGCAATGAAGATGTAAATTCTCATGTGCCTGTATCTATTGAGGAAACTACTGAGATGATGATAGTGGATGGAAATAACATTAATATGGAGGATTCAGAGCCTTCCCAAGTTAGAACATTGGAAAATGGGCTAGTTGTTCAAGAGCTAGAGATAGGGACAGAAAATGGGAAAATTGCTGCATTAGGGAAAAAG ATCAGCATCAATTACACTGGCAAGTTGAAGGAAAATGGAGTGGTAGTTGATTCAAATGCTGGCAAAGCTCCTTTCAAATTTCGCCTTG GCAAAGGAGAAGTTATTGAAGGTTGGGATATTGGCCTTGAAG GCATGCGAGTTGGAGAAAAGAGAAGACTTGTAATTCCACCATCAATGAC GTCTAAGAATGATGGAGACAATGCTGACATACCACCAAATTCATGGTTGGTTTATGACTTTGAACTGGTTAAAGTTCATTGA
- the LOC101496565 gene encoding uncharacterized protein — translation MGVTREEAPTSQGNPISNNNPNSVPNPNPNPNRNPNRNPNSVPNPNPNPNRPRTTKGKSCKGCAYYSSVHKAKSKNPTCYGLSRTLQQVPPYVVSESELEASKEGRSLKNFKYACIGYSIYLDNKDSPPDSQEKTAKLPFCVGLEVVSEVNSSTSSVGHVPAHARKTEEREQAIPQPRFAKPPNTTAEEFLNRFQKNAGLVASGVVKNLNRMGHYVKEALDDILYRRPK, via the exons atggGGGTCACAAGAGAAGAAGCTCCAACATCACAAGGAAATCCCATTTCTAACAATAATCCAAATTCAGTTCCAAATCCAAATCCAAATCCAAATCGAAATCCAAATCGAAATCCAAATTCAGTTCCAAATccaaaccctaaccctaatcgGCCTCGTACAACGAAAGGTAAGTCATGCAAGGGATGTGCATACTACTCATCTGTTCATAAAGCCAAATCCAAAAACCCTACATGCTACGGTCTCTCAAGAACGCTACAGCAag TTCCCCCCTATGTCGTGAGCGAAAGTGAGCTGGAAGCTTCTAAAGAGGGCCGCAGCCTTAAAAATTTCAAGTATGCTTGTATTGGATACTCTATCTACTTAGACAACAAAGATTCCCCACCTGACTCACAGGAGAAGACAGCAAAATTGCCCTTTTGCGTTGGTCTTGAG GTGGTCTCGGAGGTGAATTCTTCTACTTCATCTGTTGGCCATGTTCCTGCTCATGCTCGTAAAACTGAag AACGTGAACAAGCAATTCCTCAACCACGATTCGCCAAACCTCCAAATACCACAGCAGAAGAATTCTTAAACAG GTTTCAAAAAAATGCAGGCCTAGTGGCATCCGGTGTTGTAAAAAACTTGAACAGAATGGGTCACTATGTAAAAGAGGCCCTAGATGACATTCTATATAGGCGACCCAAGTGA